From the genome of Variovorax sp. RA8, one region includes:
- the murI gene encoding glutamate racemase — MPGALSDRPIGVFDSGIGGLSVLNALRDALPHERFAYFADTAHAPYGERGDAYVAQRTGTVARYLCERHGIKALVVACNTATAAAIHELRAEHPGLPVVGVEPALKPAVAASRTGRIAVLATRVTVESRKFEALHASLAGQADFRIIPCDGLAGAIERGDGAGIAALSERYLRQAGSFGIAPGQIDTLVLGCTHYPFIAAELRRHCGEAVRFIDTGAPVALQTQRLLAQTGQLATEGEGAVALLSSAAPEALDAAAARWLARPAAPAAQAGA, encoded by the coding sequence ATTCCGGGTGCTCTTTCCGATCGTCCGATCGGCGTCTTCGACAGCGGCATCGGCGGCCTCAGCGTGCTCAATGCGCTGCGCGACGCATTGCCGCACGAACGCTTCGCGTACTTCGCCGACACGGCCCATGCGCCGTACGGCGAGCGCGGCGACGCCTACGTCGCGCAGCGCACAGGCACGGTGGCGCGCTACCTGTGCGAGCGGCATGGCATCAAGGCGCTGGTGGTCGCCTGCAACACCGCGACCGCAGCGGCCATCCACGAACTGCGCGCCGAGCACCCGGGCCTCCCGGTCGTGGGCGTCGAGCCGGCCCTCAAGCCCGCAGTGGCCGCCAGCAGGACCGGCCGCATTGCCGTGCTCGCGACCCGCGTGACGGTGGAGAGCCGCAAGTTCGAGGCGCTGCACGCCTCGCTGGCCGGACAGGCGGACTTCCGCATCATCCCCTGCGACGGCCTGGCGGGCGCCATCGAGCGCGGCGACGGCGCCGGCATCGCGGCGTTGAGCGAGCGCTATTTGCGTCAAGCCGGCAGCTTCGGCATTGCGCCCGGCCAGATCGACACGCTGGTGCTGGGCTGCACCCACTACCCCTTCATCGCGGCCGAGCTGCGTCGCCATTGCGGCGAGGCGGTGCGCTTCATCGACACCGGCGCACCGGTCGCGCTGCAGACGCAGCGGCTGCTGGCGCAGACCGGGCAGCTGGCCACGGAAGGCGAAGGCGCCGTGGCGCTCCTGAGCAGTGCCGCGCCCGAAGCACTCGATGCCGCAGCGGCGCGCTGGCTTGCGCGGCCGGCCGCGCCTGCAGCCCAGGCCGGCGCCTGA
- a CDS encoding MFS transporter yields the protein MALFSQSALRPGVRKREVFGWAMYDFANSGYTTVVITAVFAAYFVGGIAKGAPWGPFAWTVALSISYAIVMLSMPAIGAWADLHAAKKMVLAIVTAGCVLGTVALAITPRFSGPFAVALAMGLVVLSNTFYSYGESLTGAFLPELATAEGMGKVSGWGWGFGYIGGMLALGLCLAYVLSAQAKGLPAAHFVPVTMLITAAIYGLAACATFALLPERAQPQAAADSRSAWQQLGDTFRKARAYRDFMWLLACTVCYQGGVAVAITLAAIYAEQVIGFVPSETMVLIFVLNIAAALGAFGFGYLQDRIGHRRALSGALLAWIAVCVIAASVTTKGGFWWAATIAGLAMGSSQSAGRAMTGVLAPPQQLAEFFGLWSFATRLAAIIGPLSYGAITWATGGNQRIAILATSVLFIGGLLLLLPIDMRRGRAAALRGEAPQSAAGLLAAR from the coding sequence TTGGCCCTTTTTTCCCAGTCTGCCCTTCGTCCCGGCGTGCGTAAGCGCGAAGTCTTCGGCTGGGCCATGTACGACTTCGCCAACTCGGGCTACACGACTGTCGTGATCACGGCGGTGTTCGCTGCCTATTTCGTCGGCGGAATCGCCAAGGGGGCGCCTTGGGGCCCGTTCGCCTGGACGGTCGCGTTGAGCATCTCCTACGCGATCGTGATGCTGAGCATGCCGGCCATCGGCGCCTGGGCCGACCTCCATGCGGCGAAGAAAATGGTGCTGGCGATCGTCACCGCCGGCTGCGTGCTCGGCACCGTGGCGCTGGCGATCACGCCCAGGTTCAGCGGCCCGTTCGCAGTCGCGCTGGCGATGGGCCTGGTGGTACTCTCCAACACCTTCTACTCCTACGGCGAGTCGCTGACCGGCGCCTTCCTGCCGGAGCTCGCGACGGCCGAAGGCATGGGCAAGGTCAGCGGCTGGGGCTGGGGCTTCGGCTACATCGGCGGCATGCTTGCGCTCGGGCTGTGCCTGGCCTATGTGCTGTCGGCCCAGGCGAAAGGGCTGCCCGCTGCGCACTTTGTGCCGGTCACGATGCTGATCACGGCGGCGATTTACGGTCTCGCCGCATGCGCCACCTTTGCACTGCTGCCCGAGCGCGCGCAGCCACAGGCGGCGGCGGACAGTCGCAGCGCCTGGCAGCAGTTGGGCGACACCTTCCGCAAGGCGCGCGCCTACCGCGACTTCATGTGGCTGCTGGCCTGCACCGTCTGCTACCAGGGCGGCGTGGCGGTGGCGATTACGCTCGCGGCGATCTATGCGGAGCAGGTGATCGGCTTCGTCCCGAGCGAGACGATGGTGCTGATCTTCGTCCTCAACATCGCGGCGGCGCTCGGCGCCTTCGGCTTCGGCTATCTGCAGGATCGCATCGGCCACCGGCGCGCGCTTTCCGGCGCGCTGCTGGCGTGGATCGCGGTGTGCGTCATTGCCGCCTCGGTCACGACCAAGGGCGGGTTCTGGTGGGCTGCAACCATCGCCGGCCTGGCCATGGGCTCGAGCCAGTCGGCCGGGCGCGCCATGACGGGCGTGCTCGCGCCGCCGCAGCAGCTGGCGGAGTTCTTCGGCCTGTGGAGCTTTGCCACGCGGCTGGCCGCGATCATCGGTCCGCTGAGCTACGGCGCCATCACCTGGGCGACCGGTGGCAACCAGCGCATCGCGATCCTGGCGACCAGCGTGCTTTTCATCGGGGGGCTGCTCCTGTTGCTGCCCATCGACATGCGGCGCGGCCGGGCGGCGGCGCTGCGCGGGGAGGCTCCTCAGTCGGCGGCGGGGCTGTTGGCGGCGCGGTAG
- a CDS encoding DUF6806 family protein, which translates to MPRYNAPFEIHVHGDVPLRSDVSFEQIQEALKPLWKYAGARSLADGANSVYEEEPGIRFEQKDHMLQICWTVAGDEDFRQALDEMCMALNELAEQGAAIEVTFYDTDFDEEEGDPEEESRDDFLMLFIGPNPAAIMQVQRDLLVEDVVNLMERHFDGAELGGVVAEIDKLFGDRFDALVNSLEIGKRPRGGTGGSGSGSHGGGRRPRHLH; encoded by the coding sequence ATGCCTCGCTACAACGCTCCGTTCGAAATCCACGTCCACGGCGATGTGCCGCTTCGCTCCGATGTGAGCTTCGAGCAAATTCAGGAAGCTCTGAAACCCCTCTGGAAATACGCCGGTGCCCGCTCGCTGGCCGATGGCGCGAACAGTGTCTATGAAGAGGAGCCGGGAATCCGCTTCGAGCAGAAGGACCACATGCTCCAGATCTGCTGGACCGTGGCCGGCGACGAGGATTTTCGACAGGCCCTCGACGAAATGTGCATGGCTCTCAACGAGCTGGCCGAGCAGGGCGCTGCGATCGAGGTCACCTTCTACGACACCGACTTCGATGAGGAGGAGGGCGATCCCGAGGAAGAGTCCCGCGATGACTTCCTCATGCTCTTCATCGGCCCCAACCCGGCCGCGATCATGCAGGTGCAGCGCGACCTCCTGGTCGAGGATGTGGTGAATCTCATGGAGCGCCACTTCGATGGTGCCGAACTCGGCGGCGTCGTGGCGGAAATCGACAAGCTTTTCGGCGATCGCTTCGACGCGCTGGTGAACTCCCTCGAGATCGGCAAGCGACCGCGTGGCGGCACAGGTGGCTCCGGCAGCGGCAGCCATGGCGGCGGACGCCGCCCGCGCCACCTGCACTGA